The segment GATCGGCTCGCTGACTCCGCAACGGCAAGGACGCCGAAGTCGCAACGGGGACTCGCTCATCCACGCTGAAGACGAGTCACGAAAGGCGGTTATCCACGCTGAACTCGCAACCATGTCCTATATGAGTCCCTATAGGATTCTCCGGTTAGACCGGTTGCGCGGGTGCTGGCGCGACCCCCTTCGCTGAAAACGCAACGTCGGCAGGGGCGGAGAATCGCCAACCGGGCATTCGAGGGTGATCCGGACCCTGATCCTCCACCGCAGCGAGCATCGACGCGGATCGCCGTTCCCCGACCAGGACCGTCAACTGTCAACCGCCTCCGACGCTGAATTTGAAACAAAACCGACTCGCGTCCGACGCTGAATTGGTAACATTCGACTCGGAAACCCAAGGCTTTCCAGGGCTTAGCCGACTCGACGAGTCTCGCGCAGATCTTGCAACGCCCACACAAACCAGCGAATCGAAGACCAACGCTGAATTTGAAACATCAGAATCCAGGCGATTCAAGGCCCGAATCGAAACCGCTGCCGCCGAGCAACGCTGAATTGGTAACGCTTTGGAAAATGGGCTTGACGGGGTCCGGATCGATTCGCCTCCGGAATGGTTTTCCGCCGCTCGCAGAGGCCGGTGGAAACCATCAAATTCTATGACCATAGTCCCATACGACGTCGCATGACCCCTCCTCCAACCACCATTTGACGCAATTCGGTGCGCTCCGGCTTGACCAGTTGCGTCAAATTTTGCAAGAAAGGTCCACACACAGGGAAAGCCGGAGGCCCGATGAACGGGGAAGAACTGCGCGCCATCCGCGAACGGCGTGCCGAGGACCAGTTGAGCTTCGCGACATGGCTCAACGGCGCACTGAATCGCCGCTACGACCGATCCCGGATCAGCCGGTGGGAGAGCGGGGCGGAGCGCATCCCCCAGCAGGTCGCCGGGTTCCTGGCTGGCCAGGGCGGCATGGCCGCCGTGCCGCAGAACGCCGGGGTGCCGAAGATGCAGCGCGCCGTGGTGGCGGTGGCCAACCAGAAGGGCGGCGTCGGCAAGACGACGACGGCGGTCAACCTGTCCTATGCGCTGTCCACGCTGGGCCTGAAGGTGATGCTTCTCGACAGCGATCCCCAGGGCAACGCCACCGTTCATATGGGGCTCGACCCCGGCGAGATCGAAACCCAGCGCAAGGGCATCTATAATGTGGTGCGCGGCGGGGCGTCCTTCGACAGCATCCTCCAGCCGGTGTGCGGCGGCGCCGTCATGCTCGCCCCCTCCAGCATCGGCCTCGCGGCGGCGGAGACGGAGCTGGTGGCGGAGCCGGACAACTCCCTGGTGCTCAAGGAGAAGCTGGCGGAGGTGCGGAACCGTTACGATGTCATCGTGATCGACTGCCCGCCCAACCTCGGTCTTCTCACCATCAACGCGCTGGCGGCCAGCGATCTCGTGCTGATTCCCGTGCAGACGGAGGTGTTCGCCGGGCTCGGCGTGCCGTTGCTGCTGGAAACCATCGCTAAGATCCGCCGCCGCTCGAACCCGTCGCTGAACATCTTCGGCATCCTGCCGACCATGTTCTCGTCCCGCTTGACGCAAGATCAGGCCAGCCTGCGCGAGATTCAGGAGCATTACGAAGGGCGCACCCGCGTTCTGAACGCGGTGCCGCGCGCCACCCTGTTCGCCCAGGCGTCGGGCGCCGGTCGTCCGGCCATCGAGGCCGATCCGAATTCCAACAGCGTCCAGGCCTACGGCGAACTGGCGCGCGAACTGGCCGCCCACCTCCAGACTGCGGAAGACGCCCATGTCTCGTAAACTCGAACGGACCAGCACCCGCATTTTCGACAAGGCGGCGCAGCGCGGCGGGGACGCGCTGTTCGGGCTCTCCGCCGACTTCCCGCGGCTGATCGAGGTCGATCTCGACCGGGTTCACCCCAATCCCGACCAGCCGCGCCGCCATTTCGACGACCAGTCGCTGCAGGAGCTGGCCAACTCCATCGCCCGGCACGGGCTGAAGCAGCCGGTTCTCGTGCAGGATCTCGGCGACGGCGACTACCGTCTGATCGCCGGTGAGCGGCGCCTGCGCGCCTGCGGGCTGGCCGGGCGCCAGACCATCTTCGCCATCGTCACCGACGGTGACCCCGACGAGTTGGCGCTGATCGAGAACATCCAGCGCGTCGACCTCGACGCCATGGAGCTGGCCCGCGCCTTCGCCCGGCTGATCGAGCGGCACGACTACACGCACGAGGCGCTGGGGCAGGTCATCGGGCGCAGCCAGGCGGAGGTGACGCGCACCCTGTCCCTGCTGCGTCTGCCGGCCGACATCGTCGCTGAATTTGAAACGCGCCACCGCTCCGTCCCGAAAAGCATCCTGACGGAGATCGCCGCGGTGGACGATCCGGTCCTCCAGAGGAAGCTGTGGGACACCATCAAGGACGGCGGCACCGTCAAGGCGCTGCGCGAGGCCAAGCGCGCCCAGATGGGCGGCGGAGAGCCGGAGTCCGCGGCAACGGCGCGGGTTCAGCCGGCCCCGGCGGTGCGGTTCGTCTCCGCCGTCCATCGCATCGCCAAGGACTTCTCCGCCGTCGACGCCGGGGAATTGCGGGCGCACCGCAAGCAGCTCAGCGAGGCGCAATGGCAGGAGCTGCGCCGCCTCCACGCCCTTCTCGACGAGCTTCTGGCCTGACCGTTGGCAACGCTGAATTTGTAACGGACACCCGCTGACGTCAGCGGCGGGTGTCAACTTCAGCGTCGATGACCCGCTTGACCTCGCAGAACCAGCGCAGCTTTTCCGCGAAGGGCAGGCGGGCGAGCCCGCTGGGCGAGGGCAGCACGACGTCCACCGGACCATCGAACAGGCTGTCCGGCTGCACGCCCCAGTCCGCCCGGTCGCGATCCGCGGCGGCGAGATAGACCCCCTTCCCCGTGTAGGCGATCACCCGCGGCCGGAATTCCGCGATCAGCGCGCGCAGCCGCGGCACGCCGCCGCGCAGCTCCGCCCGGCTGAGATCGGCGGCGCCCGGGGTCGCCCGCGCCACGAGGTTGGTGGAGCCCAGCCCGAACTCCGGCAACAGCCGGTCCTCCTCCGGGCGCAGCAGCCGTGGCGTCAGGCCGGCCTCCGCCAGCAGTTTCCAGAATTGGTTGCCCGGCCCAGCGTAATTGTGGCCGAGCCGGCCGGAGCGCATGCCGGGGTTGAAGCCGACGAACAGGGCGTCCAGTCCGGGGGCGATGATGTCGAGGATCGGGCCTTCGGAATCGGTCATGTTGCGTCAACAGTGGAAAACGGCGTCCGGCAACGCTGAATTTGAAACGCTCCTACTCCGCCGTCCGCCATTCGGCGAGAATCACCGGGGCGGCGAAGCCGGCGAGGATGGCCGCCAGCGTCACGAACAGCATGGCGCCCCAGGCGCTGTAGCCCAGAACTCCCAAGACGCCGCCCAGGAAGAAGGAGCCGACGGTCGGCAGATGCGTCTTCAGCTTGTCGAGCGTCACCCGGACGCGATCCCGGCCGTTGCGGTGGTAGAGATCGTCGATCAGGTTGCCCAGTTCGATCCCGATGTCGGTGATCATGCCGGTGACGTGGGTGGTGCGGACGCGGGCGTTGGAGATGCGCGTGACGATGGCGTTCTGCAACCCCATCAGGAAGCTCAACCCCATGACCAGCGCGGCGCCGCGAAGCTCGTGCAGCCAGACGTCGGCGGCGCCGAGCCCGGCGAGCAGCAGGGCTTCCAGGCAGACGCTGTAGGCGTAGATCGCCGACAGGCCGCGGCGCTGCCCGGCGTTGATGAGCATCGCCGACACCATCGCCCCGGCGATGAAGGTCGCCACGATCGCCAGCGCCATGCCGAAGGCGCCCATCTCGCCCAGCGCCAGATGATCCGCCATGGTCGAGACGGTGCCGGTCATGTGCGAGGAGTAGAGGCCGGCGGCGTAGAATCCCGCGGCGTTGACAGCGCCGGCGATGCCCGCCAGCGACCAGGCCAGACTGCGGTCCGCCGACACGCCACGATGCTCACCCTGCCGGACCAGCATGCCCAACTCCCTGAACCAAACGGGGCGCCATCATAGTGGCGACCGCAAGCGTCGGGGACCCGCTGGTTTGGAGGATCATCAATGCGTTTCCGGAGCGGTCGGCATGGTCTTGACGATGTCGAGGAACGCCCGCAGGGCCGGCGGCACGGCGCGGTGCCCGGGATAATACACCGCCGCCCGCTCCGGCTTGTGCATCCAGGCGGGCAGAACGGTCCGCAACCGCCCGTCCGCAAGGGCGGCTTCGGCGGCCCAACTCACCACATAGGCGAGCCCCAATCCTTGCGCGGCGGCGTCCACCATCAGTTCCTCGTCGTCGAGCACCAGCGGTCCGTTGGTGTCGACCGTCAATTCCTGCCCGGCCCGCTCGAACTCCCAGCGGTACAGCCGTCCGCCGGGCAGGCGGTGGCCGATGCAGCGATGACGCTGGAGATCGTCGGGCGTCGTCGGCTCCCCGGCGCGGTCGAGATAGGCGGGGGAGGCGACGCAGACGAAACCGATCGGGGCGGGGAAGGGCACCGCGACCATGTCCTTCGGGATGGAGTCGATCAGGCGGACGCCGGCGTCGAAGCCGCCGGACACGATGTCGATCAGCCGCCCCTCGACGACCAGATCCACCGTCACGTCGGGAAACCGCTCGACCATGCGCGGGAGGACGTCGCGGACGAGAACCGCCGCGGCCACGCGCGGCGCGTTGATGCGGACCCGGCCGGCCACATTTCCCCGAACAGCCGAGGCGGCGTCCAGCGCTTCGTCCAACGATGTCAGGGCGACCTGCAGCCGGCCGAGCAGTTCAATCCCCGCTTCGGTCGGCGAAACGCTGCGGGTCGTGCGGTTGAGGAGGCGCACGCCCAGCCGATCCTCAAGGCCCCGCATCGCGTGGCTCAGCGTGGATGGCGCCGTTCCGAGTTCGTCCGCGGCACGGCGAAAGCTGCGATGGGTGGCGACGGCCACGAAGGCGCTGAGGTCGTTCAGGGAGGGACGCATCATTGATGGCGATTTTGCATCAGCCCGTGTCGATTTCAACGTCTAATCGCGCACCTCTTCAACTGCTATCTCCTGCTCCGGTTCCAATCTAAACGGGAGACACCGATGTCCAAGCGTGACGCCCTCTTTCCGGCCGGCCGGCAGGCGCTCTACGAAATCCACCGCTACTCCGCGGCCATCCGATCCGGCGATCTCCTCTTCATCTCGGGGCAGGTGGGCGGTCACGAGGACGGTTCTCCCGAGCCGGACTTCGCGAAGCAGGTTCAACTGGCTTTCGACAACCTGCGCGAGGTTCTGAAGGCGGCCGGCGCCACCTTCGACGACATCGTGGACGTGACGACGTTCCACACCGATCCGGAGGCCCAATTCGAGACTGTCCTGTCGGTCAAGGACCGGATGTTTCCGCAGAAGCCCTATCCCAACTGGACCGCGGTCGGCGTGACGTGGCTCGCCGGTTTCGACTTCGAGATCAAGGTGATCGCTCGGGTTCCACAAACCGTCTGAGCCGGCATTGGCGACAACGTCCTTCCCATCACGCCATGCATCGCGCTCATTGGACGGCTTGTCGCGACTCGCAAGCTTTGGCATTGTTGTGGAGACGCACCGTCACAAGACCGCGCGAACACCGACCTTCCAGTCTAGGAAGTGAAGTGGTCATTTGGTATCATTTTTTTCCGAACTCCTTGATCTGAAATGCGTCACAGCTCGATCTGGGCGGCGGTGATGACGCTTTGCGCGATGTCGGCGATGCGGCGGCCCTGCTTCATGGCGGCCTTGCGCAGGGCGTTGTAGGCCGCCTCCTCCGTCAGGGAATTCCGCTGCATCAGGATGCCCTTCGCCCGCTCGATCAGCTTGCGGTCGGCGAGCTGCGTGCGCGCCTCGTCGCGTTCGCGTTTCAGCGTTTCAAAAGCAGCGAATCTGGCCAGCGCGGTTTCCAGGATCGGCCGCACGCGGGCGGGGTGCAGCCCGTCGAGGACGAAGGCGGCCACCCCGGCCTCCGCCGCCTGCGCCGCCGCCCCCGGCGGGGCTTTGTCGGCGAAGAGGACGACGGCGCAGGCTCCCGACCGGGCCAGCCGGAAGACGCCGTCGAGCGTCGCAGGGTCCGGCGTTTCCAGCACCGCGACGACCGCGTCCGGGGCCAGCGCGGCGCTGCGGGCGGCCAAGTCGGCGAACCCATGGACCACGGCGATCCGGTCGGCGATCCGGTCGGCGATCCGGTCGCGGCCTCCCGTCCCGACGGCCAAGCCGTCCTCCACCGCCCGCGTGGCGTCGGGGTCGGGGCCGGCCACCAGAATGGTCAGGGGTTTGTTCGCCATGGCCGCTCCGCCCTCCCCCTCACGCCGCCTTCACCGTCCCGTGGTGCCCGCCTTCCAGAAAGTTCAGCAACTCCTCCCGGTAGGCGTAATAACGGGGGTGCTCCAGCAGGGCCTGCCGGGTCCGGGGGTGGGGGATGTCCACCTCCAGGATATGGCCGATGCGGGCGTTCGGCCCGTTGGACATCATCACCACACGGTCGGCCAGCAGGATCGCCTCGTCAACGTCGTGGGTGACGCAGATGGCGGTGACCTGGGTGCGCGCCCACACCTCCATCAGCACCTCCTGAAGCTCCCAGCGGGTCAGGCTGTCCAGCATCCCGAAGGGCTCGTCGAGCAGCAGCAGCTTCGGCGACAGGGCGAAGGCCCGCGCGATGCCGACGCGCTGCTTCATGCCGTTGGACAGCTCCGCCGCGGTCTTGTGCATGGCATTGCCCAGCCCGACCCGCGACAGGTAGTAGCGGGCGATGTCGTTGCGCTCGCCCCGGCCCGCCTGCGGGTAGACGCGGTCGACCCCCAGCATGACGTTCTCCAGCGCGGTCAGCCAGGGGAACAGGCTGGGCGCCTGGAAGACCACCGCCCGATCGGGACCGGCGCCGACGACCTCCTTGCCGTCCAGCACGATGCCGCCGCTGGAGACGTCGGCCAACCCGGCGACCATCGACAGGACGGTGGACTTGCCGCAGCCCGAATGGCCGATCAGCGAGATGAACTCCCCCTTGCGCATCTTCAGGTCGAAGCCGTCCACCACGGTCAGCGGCCCCTTCGGCGTGGCGAAGGTCTTGGTCACCCGGCTGAACTCCACATAGCGGTCGTCGGACAGGCCGCCGGGCTGGCCGGCAAGATAAGCCTTGGGTGGGGGCGCTGCGGTGATCGGCGTCGCCGCCGGCATGGTCAGACTCTCGTCCACCGCGGCGGCGGCGCGGCTGGCCCCGGCCTCCATCAGCCAGGCCGTGACCTCGGCGCGCAGGCGCTTGAAATCCGGGTCGTGGTTCACGGCGGTGCGGTCGCGCGGGCGCGGCAGGTCCACCGCGAAGGCGGGGCCGAGCGTCGCCCCCGGACCCGGCGTCAGCGGGATGATGCGGTCGGCCAGCAGGATGGCCTCGTCCACGTCGTTGGTGATGAGGACGACGGTCTTGCGGTCCTTGCGCCAGATCGCCTCGATCTCGTCCTGGAGCTTGGCGCGGGTCAGCGCGTCCAGCGCCGACAGCGGCTCGTCGAGCAGCAGCATCTCCGGGCTCAT is part of the Azospirillum baldaniorum genome and harbors:
- a CDS encoding ABC transporter ATP-binding protein — translated: MAILELKNVAKSYGGTEVLRGIDLSIAEGEFVAIVGFSGAGKTTLVNLMGGLAAPDAGTVLFRGAPVRGPGAERGVVFQNYSLMPWLSVKDNVALAVDAVHKGKPSPERGVLTRRAVETVGLGHATDRRPKELSGGMRQRVGFARALAMSPEMLLLDEPLSALDALTRAKLQDEIEAIWRKDRKTVVLITNDVDEAILLADRIIPLTPGPGATLGPAFAVDLPRPRDRTAVNHDPDFKRLRAEVTAWLMEAGASRAAAAVDESLTMPAATPITAAPPPKAYLAGQPGGLSDDRYVEFSRVTKTFATPKGPLTVVDGFDLKMRKGEFISLIGHSGCGKSTVLSMVAGLADVSSGGIVLDGKEVVGAGPDRAVVFQAPSLFPWLTALENVMLGVDRVYPQAGRGERNDIARYYLSRVGLGNAMHKTAAELSNGMKQRVGIARAFALSPKLLLLDEPFGMLDSLTRWELQEVLMEVWARTQVTAICVTHDVDEAILLADRVVMMSNGPNARIGHILEVDIPHPRTRQALLEHPRYYAYREELLNFLEGGHHGTVKAA
- a CDS encoding ParB/RepB/Spo0J family partition protein, encoding MSRKLERTSTRIFDKAAQRGGDALFGLSADFPRLIEVDLDRVHPNPDQPRRHFDDQSLQELANSIARHGLKQPVLVQDLGDGDYRLIAGERRLRACGLAGRQTIFAIVTDGDPDELALIENIQRVDLDAMELARAFARLIERHDYTHEALGQVIGRSQAEVTRTLSLLRLPADIVAEFETRHRSVPKSILTEIAAVDDPVLQRKLWDTIKDGGTVKALREAKRAQMGGGEPESAATARVQPAPAVRFVSAVHRIAKDFSAVDAGELRAHRKQLSEAQWQELRRLHALLDELLA
- a CDS encoding ParA family protein, encoding MNGEELRAIRERRAEDQLSFATWLNGALNRRYDRSRISRWESGAERIPQQVAGFLAGQGGMAAVPQNAGVPKMQRAVVAVANQKGGVGKTTTAVNLSYALSTLGLKVMLLDSDPQGNATVHMGLDPGEIETQRKGIYNVVRGGASFDSILQPVCGGAVMLAPSSIGLAAAETELVAEPDNSLVLKEKLAEVRNRYDVIVIDCPPNLGLLTINALAASDLVLIPVQTEVFAGLGVPLLLETIAKIRRRSNPSLNIFGILPTMFSSRLTQDQASLREIQEHYEGRTRVLNAVPRATLFAQASGAGRPAIEADPNSNSVQAYGELARELAAHLQTAEDAHVS
- a CDS encoding ANTAR domain-containing response regulator, with the protein product MANKPLTILVAGPDPDATRAVEDGLAVGTGGRDRIADRIADRIAVVHGFADLAARSAALAPDAVVAVLETPDPATLDGVFRLARSGACAVVLFADKAPPGAAAQAAEAGVAAFVLDGLHPARVRPILETALARFAAFETLKRERDEARTQLADRKLIERAKGILMQRNSLTEEAAYNALRKAAMKQGRRIADIAQSVITAAQIEL
- a CDS encoding LysR family transcriptional regulator, which encodes MMRPSLNDLSAFVAVATHRSFRRAADELGTAPSTLSHAMRGLEDRLGVRLLNRTTRSVSPTEAGIELLGRLQVALTSLDEALDAASAVRGNVAGRVRINAPRVAAAVLVRDVLPRMVERFPDVTVDLVVEGRLIDIVSGGFDAGVRLIDSIPKDMVAVPFPAPIGFVCVASPAYLDRAGEPTTPDDLQRHRCIGHRLPGGRLYRWEFERAGQELTVDTNGPLVLDDEELMVDAAAQGLGLAYVVSWAAEAALADGRLRTVLPAWMHKPERAAVYYPGHRAVPPALRAFLDIVKTMPTAPETH
- a CDS encoding YoaK family protein, which translates into the protein MLVRQGEHRGVSADRSLAWSLAGIAGAVNAAGFYAAGLYSSHMTGTVSTMADHLALGEMGAFGMALAIVATFIAGAMVSAMLINAGQRRGLSAIYAYSVCLEALLLAGLGAADVWLHELRGAALVMGLSFLMGLQNAIVTRISNARVRTTHVTGMITDIGIELGNLIDDLYHRNGRDRVRVTLDKLKTHLPTVGSFFLGGVLGVLGYSAWGAMLFVTLAAILAGFAAPVILAEWRTAE
- a CDS encoding mismatch-specific DNA-glycosylase; this translates as MTDSEGPILDIIAPGLDALFVGFNPGMRSGRLGHNYAGPGNQFWKLLAEAGLTPRLLRPEEDRLLPEFGLGSTNLVARATPGAADLSRAELRGGVPRLRALIAEFRPRVIAYTGKGVYLAAADRDRADWGVQPDSLFDGPVDVVLPSPSGLARLPFAEKLRWFCEVKRVIDAEVDTRR
- a CDS encoding RidA family protein; the protein is MSKRDALFPAGRQALYEIHRYSAAIRSGDLLFISGQVGGHEDGSPEPDFAKQVQLAFDNLREVLKAAGATFDDIVDVTTFHTDPEAQFETVLSVKDRMFPQKPYPNWTAVGVTWLAGFDFEIKVIARVPQTV